AAGCCCCCGGAGCACCCGCGCCGACGACCAGGCCGCCTCCAGGGCCCGTTCCAGATTCCAGGAGCCGAGCAGATGCGCGAGCGGGTCACCGACCCGCAGCGTGTCGGGGCCGGCCCGGACCTCGTCGCCGACCCGTTCCACGAGCTGTGCGAGCGCGTCGCCGACCAGCGCGAACGCCGTCTCCAGCTCGGTCGGTTCGCAGCCGCGCGCCCGGCAGAGGTCCACCGTGGCGAGCGGCAGGTCGTGCCCGACGTGCGCGTTGACGCCCGCGAGCGCGAACTGCGCGGGGCGTACGCCCGGATGCCGCCGGTACTGGAAGAGCGGCCGCCAGGCGGCCGGTGCCCGCCCGCCCACGGCCACCGCGTCGACAGTCGCCAGATACCGCTCGACGAGTGCCGAGCGCAGCGCGGACGCTTCCCGCGCGGCGGCGTGACCGCTGCCGTGACCGCTGCCGTGACCGGTCCCGTGACCGGTCCCGTAACCGTCCCCGTACGACGCCTCGTTGTCGTCGGCGGCCGACAGACAGAGCCGGTTGAACAGCGCCACCCCGTCACTGTCCGGCCGGTCGGCACGCAGCGCGTCCAGCCGCCGCCAAGCGGAATCGGATGCGCGTCTGTCGTCTTCGGGCCGGGCCGCGAACAGCTGGATCTCCGCCATGGGAGGAGCGTTTCAGCCCACAGGTCCGCCGGGTGCCGGGGGGACCGGGACTTCGTCAGAACGAGGGAAGGACGGGCCCGCCGGTTACGGCTTCGACGCGGGCCTCTGGTCTCCCTCGTCCCCGCTGTCGTACGAGGACGTGCCCGAGTCGAGCAGCGGTCCTTCGCCCTTCAGATGCGGCGGGGCGAAGGCGCGCAGCACGTGGTAGCCGACGATGACCACGAGCGAGCCGAGCGCGATGCCGCCGAGTTCGAAGCTGTCCGTGAACTTCAGGCTGACCCCGCCGACGCCGATGATGATGCCCGCCGCGGCCGGCACCAGATTCAGCGGATTGCGCAGATCCACCCCGGCGTTGATCCAGATCTGCGCTCCGAGCAGACCGATCATGCCGTAGAGGATGACGGTGATCCCGCCCAGCACCCCGCCGGGA
This window of the Streptomyces niveus genome carries:
- a CDS encoding DUF5995 family protein; protein product: MAEIQLFAARPEDDRRASDSAWRRLDALRADRPDSDGVALFNRLCLSAADDNEASYGDGYGTGHGTGHGSGHGSGHAAAREASALRSALVERYLATVDAVAVGGRAPAAWRPLFQYRRHPGVRPAQFALAGVNAHVGHDLPLATVDLCRARGCEPTELETAFALVGDALAQLVERVGDEVRAGPDTLRVGDPLAHLLGSWNLERALEAAWSSARVLRGLREVPPLAEEFRERMDAGVGLVGRCLLTPYG